A window of the Hevea brasiliensis isolate MT/VB/25A 57/8 chromosome 6, ASM3005281v1, whole genome shotgun sequence genome harbors these coding sequences:
- the LOC110644348 gene encoding sulfite exporter TauE/SafE family protein 3 isoform X2 — protein sequence MDMEAPKDQESTGLLLKILPPRLEDAGLEDCTLPLESIKEAFFKAASAIKSGTTSSFSDEEEDDCVQDRWPEAKDLSDEVVGGSPSAAMPDTFVGVDTGMDVPGHCVAEKGGGVVWEGGDKVVAGGGDVEDKDREKGCVDDGLKGLKIGDKKEENGGDADGDGDEEREEKEGMVTGAAAATVYYNLKLRHPTLELPIIDYDLALLFQPMLVLGISLGVALNVIFADWTITILLIILFLVTSSMAFFKGVETWKKETKLKKEATRHLEFVEDATEGAEDNPPPGGPITAVQEEPNQPKKDKVSIVENFYWKELGLLIAVWLIILGLQIGKNYSTTCSVTYWIPVAVGVTAYEAVSLYKGQRKIASMGEASTNWRVHRLVLYCAIGVLAGIVGGMLGLGGGFILGPLFLGMGIPPGAIAICCINMPE from the exons ATGGACATGGAGGCCCCAAAGGATCAAGAATCCACCGGATTACTCCTCAAGATCCTCCCGCCTCGCCTCGAAGATGCGGGCCTCGAGGATTGCACCCTTCCTCTTGAGTCCATTAAAGAAGCTTTCTTCAAAGCCGCCTCTGCCATTAAGTCAGGCACCACCTCTTCCTTCTCCGACGAAGAAGAAGACGATTGTGTTCAGGACCGCTGGCCAGAGGCCAAAGACTTGTCTGATGAGGTCGTCGGTGGGTCGCCGAGCGCTGCCATGCCGGACACTTTCGTGGGAGTAGACACAGGGATGGATGTGCCGGGACATTGCGTGGCAGAGAAGGGTGGTGGCGTGGTGTGGGAAGGCGGGGATAAGGTAGTGGCGGGTGGTGGTGATGTGGAGGACAAAGATAGAGAAAAGGGGTGCGTGGATGATGGGTTGAAGGGATTGAAGATTGGGGACAAGAAGGAAGAAAATGGCGGTGATGCTGATGGTGATGGTGATGAGGAACGGGAGGAGAAAGAAG GTATGGTCACAGGTGCAGCAGCTGCAACAGTTTACTACAATTTGAAGTTAAGGCATCCTACGCTTGAGCTACCTATCATCGACTATGACCTAGCACTTCTATTTCAACCAATGTTGGTTCTGGGAATTAGCTTGGGAGTTGCTCTCAATGTGATTTTTGCTGACTGGACAATCACAATTTTGCTAATTATTCTCTTTTTAG TCACATCATCCATGGCATTCTTCAAGGGTGTTGAAACATGGAAAAAAGAAACCAAATTGAAAAAG GAGGCTACTAGACACTTGGAATTTGTTG AAGACGCAACTGAAGGAGCGGAGGACAATCCTCCCCCTGGAGGCCCCATCACTGCTGTTCAAGAGGAACCCAATCAACCAAAAAAAGATAAA GTCTCTATTGTTGAGAACTTTTACTGGAAGGAACTTGGACTTCTTATTGCTGTGTGGCTGATAATTCTTGGTTTGCAGATTGGCAAG AATTACTCGACAACCTGTTCTGTAACATATTGG ATCCCTGTAGCTGTTGGGGTAACTGCATATGAGGCAGTTAGCCTGTACAAAGGGCAGAGAAAGATTGCATCCATGGGAGAAGCAAGCACAAACTGGCGAGTTCACCGACTTGTTCTCTATTGTGCCATTGGTGTGTTGGCTGGAATAGTTGGTGGGATGCTTGGACTTGGTGGAGGATTCATTTTGGGTCCTCTCTTTCTGGGGATGGGAATCCCCCCAGGTGCAATTGCCATCTGTTGTATCAACATGCCAGAGTGA
- the LOC110644348 gene encoding sulfite exporter TauE/SafE family protein 3 isoform X3 — protein MDMEAPKDQESTGLLLKILPPRLEDAGLEDCTLPLESIKEAFFKAASAIKSGTTSSFSDEEEDDCVQDRWPEAKDLSDEVVGGSPSAAMPDTFVGVDTGMDVPGHCVAEKGGGVVWEGGDKVVAGGGDVEDKDREKGCVDDGLKGLKIGDKKEENGGDADGDGDEEREEKEGMVTGAAAATVYYNLKLRHPTLELPIIDYDLALLFQPMLVLGISLGVALNVIFADWTITILLIILFLVTSSMAFFKGVETWKKETKLKKEATRHLEFVEDATEGAEDNPPPGGPITAVQEEPNQPKKDKVSIVENFYWKELGLLIAVWLIILGLQIGKNYSTTCSVTYWVLNILLIPVAVGVTAYEAVSLYKGQRKIASMGEASTNWRVHRLVLYCAIGVLAGIVGGMLGLGGGFILGPLFLGMGIPPWVSSATATFAMTFSASMSVIEYYLLKRFPVPYALYFFAVSIVAAFIGQHVVRKLISILGRASIIIFILASTIFVSALLLGGVGIARMIEKIERKEYMGFENICSYGA, from the exons ATGGACATGGAGGCCCCAAAGGATCAAGAATCCACCGGATTACTCCTCAAGATCCTCCCGCCTCGCCTCGAAGATGCGGGCCTCGAGGATTGCACCCTTCCTCTTGAGTCCATTAAAGAAGCTTTCTTCAAAGCCGCCTCTGCCATTAAGTCAGGCACCACCTCTTCCTTCTCCGACGAAGAAGAAGACGATTGTGTTCAGGACCGCTGGCCAGAGGCCAAAGACTTGTCTGATGAGGTCGTCGGTGGGTCGCCGAGCGCTGCCATGCCGGACACTTTCGTGGGAGTAGACACAGGGATGGATGTGCCGGGACATTGCGTGGCAGAGAAGGGTGGTGGCGTGGTGTGGGAAGGCGGGGATAAGGTAGTGGCGGGTGGTGGTGATGTGGAGGACAAAGATAGAGAAAAGGGGTGCGTGGATGATGGGTTGAAGGGATTGAAGATTGGGGACAAGAAGGAAGAAAATGGCGGTGATGCTGATGGTGATGGTGATGAGGAACGGGAGGAGAAAGAAG GTATGGTCACAGGTGCAGCAGCTGCAACAGTTTACTACAATTTGAAGTTAAGGCATCCTACGCTTGAGCTACCTATCATCGACTATGACCTAGCACTTCTATTTCAACCAATGTTGGTTCTGGGAATTAGCTTGGGAGTTGCTCTCAATGTGATTTTTGCTGACTGGACAATCACAATTTTGCTAATTATTCTCTTTTTAG TCACATCATCCATGGCATTCTTCAAGGGTGTTGAAACATGGAAAAAAGAAACCAAATTGAAAAAG GAGGCTACTAGACACTTGGAATTTGTTG AAGACGCAACTGAAGGAGCGGAGGACAATCCTCCCCCTGGAGGCCCCATCACTGCTGTTCAAGAGGAACCCAATCAACCAAAAAAAGATAAA GTCTCTATTGTTGAGAACTTTTACTGGAAGGAACTTGGACTTCTTATTGCTGTGTGGCTGATAATTCTTGGTTTGCAGATTGGCAAG AATTACTCGACAACCTGTTCTGTAACATATTGGGTATTAAACATTCTGCTG ATCCCTGTAGCTGTTGGGGTAACTGCATATGAGGCAGTTAGCCTGTACAAAGGGCAGAGAAAGATTGCATCCATGGGAGAAGCAAGCACAAACTGGCGAGTTCACCGACTTGTTCTCTATTGTGCCATTGGTGTGTTGGCTGGAATAGTTGGTGGGATGCTTGGACTTGGTGGAGGATTCATTTTGGGTCCTCTCTTTCTGGGGATGGGAATCCCCCC GTGGGTGTCAAGTGCCACAGCCACATTTGCTATGACTTTCTCTGCCTCGATGTCTGTCATAGAATATTACCTTCTAAAGCGTTTCCCAGTTCCTTACG CTCTCTACTTCTTTGCGGTGTCTATTGTTGCCGCCTTTATAGGGCAACATGTGGTAAGAAAGTTGATTAGTATATTAGGGAGAGCATCTATAATAATCTTCATTCTGGCGTCCACGATCTTTGTGAGTGCTCTATTACTAG GTGGGGTTGGCATAGCACGCATGATCGAAAAGATTGAAAGGAAGGAGTACATGGGATTTGAAAACATTTGTTCATATGGAGCTTAG
- the LOC110644348 gene encoding sulfite exporter TauE/SafE family protein 3 isoform X1, whose product MDMEAPKDQESTGLLLKILPPRLEDAGLEDCTLPLESIKEAFFKAASAIKSGTTSSFSDEEEDDCVQDRWPEAKDLSDEVVGGSPSAAMPDTFVGVDTGMDVPGHCVAEKGGGVVWEGGDKVVAGGGDVEDKDREKGCVDDGLKGLKIGDKKEENGGDADGDGDEEREEKEGMVTGAAAATVYYNLKLRHPTLELPIIDYDLALLFQPMLVLGISLGVALNVIFADWTITILLIILFLVTSSMAFFKGVETWKKETKLKKEATRHLEFVDATEGAEDNPPPGGPITAVQEEPNQPKKDKVSIVENFYWKELGLLIAVWLIILGLQIGKNYSTTCSVTYWVLNILLIPVAVGVTAYEAVSLYKGQRKIASMGEASTNWRVHRLVLYCAIGVLAGIVGGMLGLGGGFILGPLFLGMGIPPGAIAICCINMPE is encoded by the exons ATGGACATGGAGGCCCCAAAGGATCAAGAATCCACCGGATTACTCCTCAAGATCCTCCCGCCTCGCCTCGAAGATGCGGGCCTCGAGGATTGCACCCTTCCTCTTGAGTCCATTAAAGAAGCTTTCTTCAAAGCCGCCTCTGCCATTAAGTCAGGCACCACCTCTTCCTTCTCCGACGAAGAAGAAGACGATTGTGTTCAGGACCGCTGGCCAGAGGCCAAAGACTTGTCTGATGAGGTCGTCGGTGGGTCGCCGAGCGCTGCCATGCCGGACACTTTCGTGGGAGTAGACACAGGGATGGATGTGCCGGGACATTGCGTGGCAGAGAAGGGTGGTGGCGTGGTGTGGGAAGGCGGGGATAAGGTAGTGGCGGGTGGTGGTGATGTGGAGGACAAAGATAGAGAAAAGGGGTGCGTGGATGATGGGTTGAAGGGATTGAAGATTGGGGACAAGAAGGAAGAAAATGGCGGTGATGCTGATGGTGATGGTGATGAGGAACGGGAGGAGAAAGAAG GTATGGTCACAGGTGCAGCAGCTGCAACAGTTTACTACAATTTGAAGTTAAGGCATCCTACGCTTGAGCTACCTATCATCGACTATGACCTAGCACTTCTATTTCAACCAATGTTGGTTCTGGGAATTAGCTTGGGAGTTGCTCTCAATGTGATTTTTGCTGACTGGACAATCACAATTTTGCTAATTATTCTCTTTTTAG TCACATCATCCATGGCATTCTTCAAGGGTGTTGAAACATGGAAAAAAGAAACCAAATTGAAAAAG GAGGCTACTAGACACTTGGAATTTGTTG ACGCAACTGAAGGAGCGGAGGACAATCCTCCCCCTGGAGGCCCCATCACTGCTGTTCAAGAGGAACCCAATCAACCAAAAAAAGATAAA GTCTCTATTGTTGAGAACTTTTACTGGAAGGAACTTGGACTTCTTATTGCTGTGTGGCTGATAATTCTTGGTTTGCAGATTGGCAAG AATTACTCGACAACCTGTTCTGTAACATATTGGGTATTAAACATTCTGCTG ATCCCTGTAGCTGTTGGGGTAACTGCATATGAGGCAGTTAGCCTGTACAAAGGGCAGAGAAAGATTGCATCCATGGGAGAAGCAAGCACAAACTGGCGAGTTCACCGACTTGTTCTCTATTGTGCCATTGGTGTGTTGGCTGGAATAGTTGGTGGGATGCTTGGACTTGGTGGAGGATTCATTTTGGGTCCTCTCTTTCTGGGGATGGGAATCCCCCCAGGTGCAATTGCCATCTGTTGTATCAACATGCCAGAGTGA